From the Agrobacterium larrymoorei genome, one window contains:
- the trbH gene encoding conjugal transfer protein TrbH, whose translation MIDLLRQATHRLGPIQRFAVASALAILLSGCQSMDTGGLATSAAPTEVSGPAAGAIAGDMVSRLAEQIGQGKATVALKQDGSPFGNALEAALKGWGYAVVTDQTTDNKAAVIALAYALMPYDGQVLARLSTNSVELGRAYTVTTSSAIPASALSLMRRG comes from the coding sequence ATGATAGACCTCCTCCGTCAGGCCACGCACCGTCTTGGACCGATCCAACGCTTCGCCGTAGCGAGTGCCCTCGCCATCCTCCTTTCCGGATGTCAGTCGATGGACACCGGCGGGCTCGCCACCAGCGCAGCACCGACAGAGGTCTCCGGACCAGCCGCGGGCGCCATCGCGGGCGATATGGTCAGCCGCCTAGCCGAACAAATCGGGCAAGGGAAGGCGACCGTTGCGCTCAAGCAGGATGGATCTCCATTCGGGAACGCGCTTGAGGCGGCATTGAAGGGGTGGGGCTATGCCGTTGTCACCGACCAGACGACGGATAACAAAGCGGCCGTCATCGCACTTGCCTATGCACTCATGCCTTATGACGGTCAGGTGCTCGCACGGCTCTCAACGAACAGTGTCGAGCTTGGTCGAGCCTACACCGTGACGACGTCGAGTGCGATACCCGCGAGTGCCCTTTCGCTCATGCGACGCGGGTGA